A single window of Synechococcus sp. C9 DNA harbors:
- a CDS encoding deoxyhypusine synthase: protein MERQELLQTTVEAIDIKQFDVVGLVESMAQTAFQARNLGRAAQIYDQMIQDRECNIILCLAGSLFSAGLKKVVLDLVTHNMVDVIVSTGANIVDQDFFEALGFRHYVGDPLADDEVLRQHQIDRIYDTYIDENELRVCDHVIAQIADTLAPRPYSSREFIQHMGAYLERYGKDDQSVVLAAYRHQVPIFVPAFSDCSAGFGLVYHQWYAPDRHVTIDSVRDFRELTQCKLASPYTGLVMVGGGVPKNFAQDTVVAAELLGFEATMHRYAIQITVADERDGALSGSTLREAHSWGKVNMATEQMVFAEATLALPLLAGYVYGKGNWRTRQPRKLAQLFQRQLAAV, encoded by the coding sequence ATGGAGCGTCAAGAATTGTTGCAGACGACCGTAGAAGCGATTGACATCAAGCAGTTTGATGTGGTGGGTTTGGTGGAATCCATGGCGCAAACCGCCTTTCAAGCCCGCAATCTGGGGCGAGCCGCCCAAATTTACGACCAGATGATCCAGGACCGGGAATGTAACATCATCCTGTGTTTGGCTGGTTCCCTGTTCAGTGCGGGTTTGAAGAAAGTGGTGTTGGATTTGGTCACCCACAACATGGTGGATGTGATCGTGTCCACCGGTGCCAACATTGTGGATCAGGATTTCTTTGAAGCCCTGGGATTTCGGCATTATGTGGGCGACCCCCTGGCGGATGACGAGGTTCTGCGTCAGCACCAGATTGACCGGATTTACGACACCTACATTGATGAAAATGAACTGCGGGTGTGTGACCATGTGATCGCCCAAATTGCCGATACGTTGGCACCCCGCCCCTATTCGTCCCGGGAGTTTATCCAACACATGGGGGCGTATCTGGAGCGGTATGGCAAGGATGACCAGTCGGTGGTGTTGGCGGCGTACCGGCATCAGGTGCCGATTTTTGTCCCGGCGTTTAGCGACTGCTCGGCGGGGTTTGGGTTGGTCTATCACCAGTGGTATGCGCCGGATCGCCATGTGACGATTGATTCGGTGCGGGATTTCCGGGAGTTGACCCAGTGCAAGCTGGCAAGTCCCTACACCGGGCTGGTGATGGTCGGCGGCGGCGTACCCAAGAACTTTGCCCAGGATACGGTGGTGGCGGCGGAATTGTTGGGTTTTGAAGCCACGATGCACCGCTATGCCATTCAGATCACGGTGGCGGATGAGCGGGATGGGGCACTTTCCGGTTCCACCCTGCGGGAAGCCCATTCCTGGGGCAAGGTGAATATGGCGACGGAACAGATGGTGTTTGCGGAAGCCACGCTTGCCCTGCCCCTGTTGGCGGGGTATGTGTATGGCAAGGGGAATTGGCGCACCCGTCAGCCCCGCAAGCTCGCCCAGTTGTTCCAGCGGCAGTTGGCGGCGGTTTAG